TGGATACTTTTGGATTAAAGCATTGCAATTTATAATAAAACCTGGAGTACAATAACCGCACTGAAAGGCAAAATGTTCTACAAAGCTTTTTTGGATTGGTGTATCTTTTAAACCTTCAATGGTTGTAATCTTTTTTCCGACTCCCTCAACGGCTAGCATTAAACATGATTTGATGGGCACCCCATCAACATCAACTGTACAGGCACCACAATCTCCGTTATAACAACCTGGTTTTGCCCCTGTTAACCCGAATTGCTCCCTAATCACATATAAAAGTGTGTTTGCAGG
The window above is part of the Chengkuizengella sp. SCS-71B genome. Proteins encoded here:
- a CDS encoding (2Fe-2S)-binding protein, encoding MYSSESKKLDISLSINDEERSITIRPANTLLYVIREQFGLTGAKPGCYNGDCGACTVDVDGVPIKSCLMLAVEGVGKKITTIEGLKDTPIQKSFVEHFAFQCGYCTPGFIINCNALIQKYPNAKDEIIEEWLESNICRCTSYKEIEEAIKAVITRSEEQY